The Oscillospiraceae bacterium genome contains a region encoding:
- a CDS encoding phospholipase D family protein: MKPSAPRPPRRRRLLAWAAALLAAYLILGTALPFVHHKPVGAQYAAQLASTEFYAAAPGSERVACVDGNSDALLWRLRLIGAAQREIILSTFEFHADESGRDVLSTLLAAADRGVKVRVLIDGLSGFKNLTGNAFFKALAAHPNADVKVYAPLNPALPWQLQTRMHDKYLIADDSIFLLGGRNTFDLFLGDYVQGQNIDRELLVWNTAPAPGSSLAQLRAYFEGVWALGCTKPYTCEHAGKTVRQAAADLAQRYGGLEEKLGQSLALPDLVPLTLAANKVTLVANPAGPVNKEPWVWHTITRLAAGAGDVVIQTPYVICSSEMYGELAALCAGAGQVRIVTNAVESGANLFGCTDYLNQKANILATGAQVYEFSGAHSMHTKTVLVGDRLSLVGSYNMDMRSTYLDTELMLAVDCKELNAQLRAGAEGQMAQSRVPLAAGGLEYGPAFPYPEYPAGKRVLHSLMRLVAPLIRHLM; encoded by the coding sequence ATGAAACCTTCCGCACCCCGCCCACCCCGCCGCCGGCGCCTGCTTGCATGGGCCGCCGCCCTGCTTGCAGCCTATCTTATTCTGGGCACCGCGCTGCCCTTTGTGCATCACAAGCCGGTGGGCGCACAATACGCCGCCCAGCTTGCCTCCACTGAATTCTATGCCGCCGCCCCCGGCAGCGAGCGGGTCGCCTGTGTGGACGGCAACTCCGACGCCCTGCTCTGGCGGCTGCGGCTCATCGGGGCCGCCCAGCGCGAAATCATCCTTTCCACCTTCGAGTTCCACGCAGACGAGAGCGGCCGGGACGTGCTGTCCACCCTGCTGGCGGCGGCGGACCGGGGGGTAAAGGTGCGCGTACTCATCGACGGCCTGTCGGGTTTCAAAAACCTGACGGGGAACGCTTTTTTCAAGGCCCTGGCCGCACATCCGAACGCCGACGTCAAGGTATACGCGCCTTTAAATCCCGCGCTGCCCTGGCAGCTGCAAACCCGCATGCACGACAAGTATCTCATTGCCGACGACTCGATCTTCCTGCTGGGCGGGCGCAATACCTTTGATCTGTTTTTGGGCGATTATGTGCAGGGCCAAAACATCGACCGGGAGCTCCTGGTGTGGAACACCGCTCCCGCCCCCGGCAGCTCGCTGGCCCAGCTGCGCGCCTATTTTGAAGGGGTCTGGGCGCTGGGCTGCACAAAGCCTTACACCTGCGAACACGCGGGCAAAACGGTGCGCCAGGCCGCCGCCGACCTGGCGCAGCGCTACGGCGGCCTGGAAGAAAAGCTGGGTCAAAGCCTTGCGCTGCCCGACCTTGTCCCCCTCACCCTGGCCGCCAACAAGGTCACCCTGGTTGCAAACCCGGCCGGGCCGGTGAACAAGGAGCCCTGGGTCTGGCACACCATCACCCGCCTTGCCGCCGGGGCGGGCGATGTGGTCATCCAAACGCCCTATGTCATCTGCAGCTCCGAAATGTACGGCGAGCTGGCCGCGCTGTGCGCCGGCGCGGGGCAGGTGCGCATTGTAACGAACGCGGTGGAGAGCGGGGCAAACCTGTTCGGCTGCACCGACTACCTGAACCAAAAGGCGAACATCCTGGCCACCGGCGCGCAGGTGTACGAGTTCAGCGGCGCCCACTCCATGCACACCAAAACCGTGCTGGTGGGCGACCGGCTCTCCCTTGTGGGCTCGTATAACATGGACATGCGCAGCACCTACCTGGACACCGAGCTCATGCTCGCGGTGGACTGCAAAGAACTCAACGCGCAGCTCCGCGCGGGCGCCGAAGGCCAGATGGCGCAAAGCCGCGTCCCGCTGGCGGCAGGGGGCCTTGAATACGGCCCGGCCTTCCCCTATCCCGAGTACCCGGCGGGCAAGCGGGTGCTCCACAGCCTCATGCGCCTCGTGGCCCCGCTGATCCGGCATCTGATGTAA
- a CDS encoding transporter has protein sequence MQTLTQVVKACSDFLWGVPMLVMLFGTHLFLTVRLHFVQRHTFKAIRLSVTPDKGSEGEVSQFGALATALAATIGTGNIIGVSTAIALGGPGAVLWCWLTGVFGIATKYGESLLAVKYRTRNEKGAMVGGPMYTIERGLHWKWMAVLFAALTVVATFGIGCTVQSHAISDVVHTTFGVPMAVSGAVVTLLSAIVILGGVKAIAQVCEKLVPFMSLFYILGCLAILAINWNFLAPALALIVQSAFSARALGGGFVGGGVMAACRYGMARGLFSNESGLGTAPIAAATAQTKNPVRQALVSMTGTFWDTVVVCAMTGLVVVSSMMRDPAAFAGAGDDAMTRLAFANLPGGQYVLTLALSVFAFTTILGWSFYGEKCVEYLFGARAIMAYRVVYLAVLFLGTVTSLDLVWNFSDLMNGLMAFPNLVSVLLLSGVIVKETRHYLWEGRLDEASEETV, from the coding sequence ATGCAGACCCTGACCCAGGTGGTGAAGGCGTGCAGCGATTTTTTGTGGGGAGTGCCCATGCTGGTGATGCTGTTCGGCACCCACTTGTTTTTGACCGTGCGGCTGCACTTTGTGCAGCGGCACACCTTTAAGGCGATCCGGCTGAGCGTGACGCCGGACAAGGGCAGCGAGGGCGAGGTGAGCCAGTTCGGCGCGCTGGCCACCGCGCTGGCGGCCACCATCGGCACAGGGAATATCATCGGCGTGTCCACCGCCATTGCGCTGGGCGGCCCCGGCGCGGTGCTGTGGTGCTGGCTTACGGGCGTGTTCGGCATTGCCACGAAATACGGCGAGTCGCTGCTGGCGGTGAAATACCGAACCCGCAACGAAAAGGGGGCCATGGTGGGCGGGCCCATGTACACCATTGAGCGGGGGCTGCACTGGAAGTGGATGGCGGTGCTGTTTGCCGCCCTTACGGTGGTGGCCACCTTTGGCATTGGCTGCACGGTGCAGAGCCACGCCATCAGCGATGTGGTGCACACCACCTTTGGCGTGCCCATGGCGGTGAGCGGCGCTGTGGTTACCCTGCTGTCGGCCATTGTGATCCTGGGCGGGGTGAAGGCCATCGCCCAGGTGTGCGAAAAGCTGGTGCCCTTTATGAGCCTGTTTTACATTTTGGGGTGCCTGGCGATCCTGGCAATCAACTGGAACTTTTTGGCGCCGGCGCTGGCGCTGATTGTGCAAAGCGCGTTCAGCGCCAGGGCCCTGGGCGGCGGCTTTGTGGGCGGCGGCGTGATGGCCGCCTGCCGTTACGGCATGGCCCGGGGGCTGTTTTCCAACGAGTCCGGCCTTGGCACCGCGCCCATTGCAGCCGCCACGGCCCAGACCAAAAACCCGGTGCGGCAGGCCCTGGTGTCGATGACCGGCACCTTTTGGGATACGGTGGTGGTGTGCGCCATGACCGGCCTTGTGGTGGTGAGCAGCATGATGCGCGACCCAGCGGCCTTTGCGGGCGCGGGCGACGACGCGATGACCCGCCTTGCCTTTGCAAACCTGCCCGGCGGGCAGTATGTGCTGACCCTGGCGCTTTCGGTGTTTGCCTTCACCACCATTCTGGGCTGGAGCTTTTACGGGGAGAAGTGTGTGGAGTACCTGTTCGGCGCCCGGGCGATCATGGCGTACCGGGTGGTTTATCTGGCGGTGCTGTTTTTGGGCACGGTGACGAGCCTGGATTTGGTGTGGAACTTTTCCGATTTGATGAACGGGCTGATGGCTTTTCCGAACCTGGTGAGCGTGCTGCTGCTGAGCGGGGTGATCGTGAAGGAAACGCGGCACTACCTGTGGGAGGGGCGGCTGGATGAGGCGAGTGAGGAAACGGTGTGA
- a CDS encoding MATE family efflux transporter — protein sequence MQNKITQGVIWKQLLLFFFPVWFGTFFQQLYNTADAVIVGNFVGKGALAAVGATAVVLNLLVGFFVGLSSGATVIISQRYGAGDAEGVSRAVHTAMALALAGGAVIMVVGLAASPWALRWMNTPEDIMPQAVLYLRVCFLGMIPSLIYNMGTGILRAVGDSRRPLYFLVAASLTNIALDLLFVVGLRMGVLGVALGTVLSQCAAALLTVASITGTPACYRFDPKKLGFDPEILGQVVRIGLPAGLQSVMYSVSNIVVQASVNGFGTDVVAAYTAYGKIDSVFWMTMSSFGLSITTFVGQNFGAKQYGRVKKGVLQCAGMAFAATALLMALVLPLGSWVYRFFVPDQTVIHEGLRILHFLVPVWPTYVLIEVLSGAVRGTGDSLIPMLMTSFGVCVLRIVWIVAVALPFWPSLNGVLTCYPLSWAFTSVLFLAYYLQGGWLRRRIRVQEAAETAPATD from the coding sequence ATGCAGAACAAAATCACCCAGGGCGTGATCTGGAAACAGCTGCTGCTGTTTTTCTTTCCGGTTTGGTTCGGGACCTTTTTCCAGCAGCTTTACAACACCGCCGACGCGGTAATCGTGGGCAACTTTGTGGGCAAGGGCGCGCTGGCTGCGGTGGGTGCCACGGCGGTGGTGCTGAACCTGCTGGTGGGCTTTTTTGTGGGGCTTTCCAGCGGGGCCACAGTGATCATCAGCCAGCGCTACGGTGCGGGCGACGCGGAAGGGGTGAGCCGGGCCGTGCACACCGCGATGGCCCTGGCGCTGGCGGGCGGCGCGGTGATTATGGTGGTGGGCCTTGCGGCCAGCCCCTGGGCGCTGCGCTGGATGAACACCCCCGAGGACATTATGCCCCAGGCGGTGCTGTACCTGCGGGTCTGCTTTTTGGGCATGATCCCGAGCCTTATTTACAATATGGGCACCGGCATCCTGCGGGCGGTGGGCGACTCGCGCAGGCCGCTGTACTTTTTGGTGGCGGCCTCGCTGACCAACATTGCGCTGGACCTTTTGTTCGTGGTGGGGCTGCGCATGGGGGTGCTGGGCGTGGCGCTGGGCACGGTGCTGAGCCAGTGCGCGGCGGCGCTGCTGACGGTGGCCAGCATTACCGGGACCCCGGCCTGTTACCGGTTCGACCCCAAAAAGCTGGGCTTTGACCCGGAGATCCTGGGGCAGGTGGTGCGCATCGGGCTGCCGGCGGGGCTGCAGTCGGTGATGTATTCGGTGTCGAACATTGTGGTGCAGGCCAGTGTGAACGGCTTTGGCACCGATGTGGTGGCCGCCTATACCGCATACGGTAAGATTGACAGCGTGTTCTGGATGACCATGAGCTCCTTTGGCCTTTCCATCACCACCTTTGTGGGGCAGAACTTCGGCGCAAAGCAGTACGGCCGGGTGAAAAAGGGCGTGCTGCAGTGCGCGGGCATGGCCTTTGCCGCCACCGCGCTGCTGATGGCCCTGGTGCTGCCGCTGGGCAGCTGGGTGTACCGCTTTTTTGTGCCGGACCAGACGGTCATCCACGAGGGGCTGCGCATCCTGCACTTTTTGGTGCCGGTGTGGCCCACCTATGTGCTGATCGAGGTGCTGAGCGGTGCGGTGCGCGGCACCGGCGATTCGCTGATCCCCATGCTGATGACCAGCTTTGGGGTGTGCGTGCTGCGCATTGTGTGGATCGTGGCGGTGGCGCTGCCGTTCTGGCCCAGCCTGAACGGGGTGCTGACCTGTTACCCCTTGAGCTGGGCGTTCACCAGCGTGCTGTTCCTGGCCTACTATTTACAGGGGGGCTGGCTGCGGCGGCGCATCCGGGTGCAAGAGGCGGCCGAAACGGCCCCGGCCACGGATTGA
- a CDS encoding putative ABC transporter ATP-binding protein, whose product MMINKRLVETVGDAKKYIGRNVALQWCALAANIVIVFAVGNLLEKLLLGSAGAALPGATAAVLLAAAAVRFACARGAARAGFLASRSVKKTLREMIYKKLLRLGPAYAQKVPTAEAVQLAAEGVEQLETYFGAYLPQLFYSMLAPVTLFLTLSMISVKAAVVLMICVPLIPVSIVAVQKFAKRLLGRYWGQYAALGDSFLENLQGLTTLKIYQADEQKQQEMHKEAEHFRRVTMKVLSMQLNSIIVMDLIAYGGAALGIVIAAGEFGAGRIGFLGCFAIVLLSAEFFLPLRALGSFFHVAMNGMAASDKIFRLLDLPERAQSRQEARGGEIALCGVRFAYEPEREILRGVDMTFAPGSFTAIVGESGCGKSTVAALLTGRNAGYGGSVTLGGAELAGLNEASLMRTVTLVSHNSYLFKGTVRESLQMGDDRAGDEALWRVLERVRLADFLRAEKGLDTPLTENAGNLSGGQRQRLALARALLHDSPVYIFDEATSNIDVESENDIMELIHSLAKSKTVILISHRLANAAPADKIYVMKAGRVVQQGAHAALLAEGGLYETLWENQQALEQYAYTKEAAV is encoded by the coding sequence ATGATGATCAACAAGCGGCTGGTGGAAACGGTCGGCGATGCAAAAAAATACATTGGGCGGAACGTGGCGCTGCAGTGGTGCGCCCTGGCGGCAAACATCGTTATAGTGTTTGCTGTGGGGAACCTGCTGGAAAAATTGCTGCTTGGCAGCGCAGGCGCCGCATTGCCCGGCGCCACTGCAGCGGTGCTGCTGGCCGCGGCGGCGGTGCGCTTTGCGTGCGCACGCGGTGCGGCCCGGGCTGGCTTTCTGGCCTCCCGCTCGGTAAAAAAGACGCTGCGGGAAATGATTTACAAAAAGCTGCTGCGGCTGGGCCCGGCTTATGCGCAGAAGGTGCCGACCGCCGAGGCGGTGCAGCTTGCGGCCGAGGGCGTGGAACAGCTGGAAACCTATTTTGGGGCGTATCTGCCGCAGCTTTTTTACAGCATGCTGGCCCCGGTGACCTTGTTTTTGACGCTGAGCATGATAAGCGTCAAAGCGGCGGTGGTGCTGATGATCTGCGTGCCGCTGATTCCGGTTTCCATTGTGGCGGTGCAGAAGTTTGCCAAGCGGCTGCTGGGCCGTTATTGGGGGCAGTACGCCGCCCTGGGCGACAGCTTTTTGGAGAATCTGCAGGGGCTCACCACCTTGAAAATATACCAGGCGGACGAGCAAAAGCAGCAGGAGATGCACAAAGAGGCCGAACATTTCCGCAGGGTCACCATGAAGGTGCTGAGCATGCAGCTGAACTCGATCATTGTGATGGATCTGATCGCCTACGGCGGCGCGGCCCTGGGCATTGTGATTGCGGCGGGGGAGTTTGGGGCCGGGCGCATTGGCTTTTTGGGGTGTTTTGCCATAGTTCTGCTGTCGGCCGAGTTCTTTTTGCCCTTGCGGGCGCTGGGGTCGTTTTTCCACGTGGCGATGAACGGCATGGCGGCAAGCGACAAGATCTTCCGCCTGCTGGACCTGCCCGAGCGGGCACAAAGCCGGCAGGAGGCCCGCGGCGGTGAGATCGCGCTTTGCGGGGTGCGGTTTGCGTATGAGCCGGAGCGGGAAATCCTGCGCGGGGTGGACATGACGTTTGCACCCGGCAGTTTTACCGCCATTGTGGGCGAATCCGGCTGCGGAAAATCCACTGTGGCCGCCCTGCTCACCGGGCGCAATGCCGGATATGGGGGCAGCGTGACGCTGGGCGGGGCCGAGCTTGCGGGCCTGAACGAGGCCTCGCTGATGCGCACCGTCACGCTGGTGAGCCACAACAGCTATCTGTTCAAGGGCACGGTGCGGGAAAGCCTGCAGATGGGCGATGACCGGGCGGGCGATGAAGCGCTTTGGCGGGTGTTGGAGCGGGTGAGGCTGGCGGACTTTTTGCGGGCGGAAAAGGGCCTGGACACACCTCTGACGGAAAATGCGGGCAACCTTTCGGGCGGGCAGCGGCAGCGGCTGGCACTGGCCCGGGCGCTTTTGCACGACAGCCCGGTGTACATTTTTGACGAGGCCACCTCCAACATCGACGTGGAGAGTGAAAACGATATTATGGAGCTGATCCACAGCCTGGCAAAGAGCAAGACCGTGATCCTGATCTCGCACCGGCTGGCAAACGCGGCGCCGGCGGACAAAATCTATGTGATGAAAGCGGGGCGGGTGGTACAGCAGGGCGCCCATGCCGCGCTGCTGGCAGAGGGAGGCCTGTACGAAACCCTGTGGGAGAACCAGCAGGCGCTGGAACAGTATGCATACACAAAGGAGGCGGCGGTATGA
- a CDS encoding putative ABC transporter ATP-binding protein, translated as MKTRGNLAVMGRLVGMVRPLLPVMVCAVAMGVAGFLCAIFIPVLGGYALLDVLRMSTPLSLHAIFWCVLVFALLRGVLHYAEQACNHFIAFKLLALIRDKVFFALRRLAPAKLEGRDKGDLISVLTADIELLEVFYAHTLSPVCIAVLVSAAMTVFIGGYHPVLGAVALAGYLAVGVAVPLAAARRGRAKGEEFRRRFGELNAFVLDSLRGLKESIQYGRGEARLEQMNARTDALSREEEGMKVGAGTNAAATGALILLFSAAMLFGAAALYGRGAVDFTGVLIPTVAMMSSFGPVAALASLGSSLQNTFAAGNRVLDVLDEAPVVEEVTDGRDIAFSGAACEEVRFSYGEEEILRGITLEVRENEIVGVVGRSGSGKSTLLKLLMRFWDPQRGAVKLSGEKIQAVNTASLRRAESFVTQDTHLFHDSIEANLKIAAPGATREQVVEACKKAAVHEFICTLPRGYDTPVGELGETLSGGERQRLGLARAFLHGAPLILLDEPTSNLDSLNEAVILRSLCRERGKRTVVLVSHRASTMRIADRVYPVERGRMS; from the coding sequence ATGAAAACACGCGGAAATCTTGCGGTGATGGGCCGCCTTGTGGGCATGGTGCGGCCCCTGCTGCCGGTAATGGTGTGCGCGGTGGCCATGGGCGTGGCAGGCTTTTTGTGCGCGATTTTTATCCCGGTGCTGGGCGGCTACGCTCTGCTGGATGTGCTGCGGATGAGCACGCCGCTGAGCCTGCACGCCATTTTTTGGTGCGTGCTTGTGTTCGCCCTGCTGCGGGGCGTGCTGCACTACGCCGAACAGGCCTGCAACCACTTTATCGCCTTTAAGCTGCTGGCCCTGATCCGGGACAAGGTGTTTTTTGCGCTGCGCCGATTGGCGCCCGCGAAGTTGGAGGGCAGGGACAAAGGGGATCTGATCTCGGTGCTCACGGCAGACATTGAGCTGCTGGAGGTGTTTTATGCCCATACCCTCTCGCCGGTGTGCATTGCGGTGCTGGTGAGCGCGGCGATGACCGTGTTTATCGGAGGCTACCACCCGGTGCTGGGGGCCGTTGCCCTGGCCGGGTACCTGGCGGTAGGCGTGGCCGTGCCCCTGGCGGCGGCACGGCGCGGCCGGGCAAAAGGCGAAGAATTCCGCCGCCGGTTCGGCGAGCTGAACGCCTTTGTGCTGGACTCGCTGCGGGGGCTGAAGGAGAGCATCCAATACGGCCGGGGCGAAGCCCGCCTGGAACAGATGAACGCGCGCACCGACGCGCTCTCCCGCGAGGAGGAGGGCATGAAGGTCGGGGCGGGGACCAACGCCGCCGCCACCGGGGCGCTGATCCTGCTTTTTTCGGCGGCGATGCTGTTTGGCGCAGCGGCGCTTTATGGGCGCGGCGCGGTGGATTTTACGGGGGTGCTGATCCCGACCGTTGCGATGATGAGTTCGTTCGGGCCGGTGGCGGCGCTGGCAAGCCTTGGCAGCAGCCTGCAAAACACGTTTGCAGCGGGCAACCGGGTGCTGGATGTGCTGGACGAGGCCCCGGTGGTGGAAGAGGTAACGGACGGCAGGGACATTGCCTTTTCGGGCGCGGCGTGCGAGGAGGTGCGCTTTTCTTACGGGGAAGAGGAGATCCTGCGCGGGATCACGCTGGAGGTGCGGGAAAACGAGATCGTGGGCGTTGTGGGCAGGAGCGGCTCTGGGAAATCGACCCTGCTCAAGCTGCTGATGCGCTTTTGGGACCCCCAGCGCGGGGCGGTGAAGCTGTCGGGCGAGAAGATACAGGCGGTGAACACGGCCAGCCTGCGCCGGGCCGAGAGCTTTGTGACCCAGGACACACACCTGTTCCACGACAGCATTGAGGCCAATTTGAAGATCGCCGCCCCGGGCGCCACCCGCGAACAGGTGGTGGAGGCCTGCAAGAAGGCGGCCGTGCACGAGTTTATCTGCACCCTGCCCCGGGGATACGACACGCCGGTGGGGGAACTGGGCGAAACGCTTTCAGGCGGCGAGCGGCAGCGGCTGGGCCTGGCGCGGGCTTTTTTGCACGGCGCGCCCCTTATTTTGCTGGACGAACCCACCAGCAACCTGGACAGCCTGAACGAGGCGGTGATCCTGCGCTCGCTGTGCCGGGAGCGTGGCAAACGGACTGTGGTGCTGGTGTCGCACAGGGCTTCGACCATGCGCATTGCGGATCGGGTATACCCGGTGGAGCGGGGAAGGATGAGCTGA
- a CDS encoding membrane protein, with product MRILYIVLGCLSLGLGAVGAVLPILPTTPFLMAAAFCFARGSQRLNTWFLGTRLYKNYLESFVKSRGMTLKTKLSVMGCVTAVMAVGFLCMKAAPVGRVVLAAVWVGHVLYFALRVKTVKEPKKSAEQSLPRQGAGARPGEEGAA from the coding sequence ATGAGGATACTGTATATTGTTTTGGGCTGCCTGAGCCTGGGGCTGGGCGCGGTGGGCGCGGTGCTGCCTATTCTGCCCACCACGCCTTTTTTAATGGCGGCGGCCTTTTGTTTTGCCAGGGGGTCCCAGCGGCTGAACACATGGTTTTTGGGAACAAGGCTCTACAAAAATTATTTGGAGAGCTTTGTAAAAAGCCGCGGGATGACCCTGAAAACCAAGCTCTCGGTGATGGGGTGCGTGACTGCGGTGATGGCGGTGGGCTTTTTATGCATGAAGGCGGCGCCGGTGGGCCGTGTGGTGCTGGCGGCCGTGTGGGTGGGGCATGTGCTGTATTTTGCCCTGCGGGTAAAAACAGTAAAGGAACCGAAGAAAAGTGCGGAACAAAGCCTGCCGCGGCAGGGGGCGGGGGCCCGGCCCGGAGAAGAGGGCGCGGCTTGA